A stretch of Vigna angularis cultivar LongXiaoDou No.4 chromosome 4, ASM1680809v1, whole genome shotgun sequence DNA encodes these proteins:
- the LOC108321127 gene encoding cysteine-tryptophan domain-containing zinc finger protein 5 isoform X3 has translation MKEDTELEEGEAFYYKDDDEDNIDPDSFSYIDEKIQHVLGHFQKEFEGGVSAENLGAKFGGYGSFLPTQERSPRLLSHPRTPQRNHSSPKFNNNPHMEAVSHNKKAPTNVPHPSRIENASHSSHLFRDLREASANDSVKKEQGISSCDQAERCTLKDDTTKNTENSTDQRTLKLRIKMKSNILAQKNAEIYSGLGLDDSPSSSMDNSPVESEGMPPVSQESDEDSPTGMIQVMSYFPIPGGVLISPLHESVLNLIKNDNKAIGDSRFSYPLNGHRDPCSMSIDEPDSFVRAGHLKKNAVRMVRQSEKQLELKHPNGTLSEKETTLHKKKKIGNRTPDCKDFLPNELKWTPLSSSICDAGEFAEVTAKASEASKEVNENGVLGRMVSEEELKEESLESISGQDFGKTVKQTVGNGFLKKAPEHKLESSHKDNSTDPMNNNSSNTSIISNKVEREALKCKADYKSETRQKIKAVSERKNKSKGDQSPGKAKAVARKKSFGGTNNAMGFEKGSTGFDSTCINKMKSRSLMDKNFSDSNRDSMKEKRSEWKVDSLAGNGEIKNAKNSNGKQSAFGIKAKERMSGHKVVKQVLAGPCINDTSASCPIAENNIAPEMISSAVAVPQLIEEDWVCCDSCQKWRLLPTGMKPEHLPEKWLCSMLNWLPGMNSCEFSEDETTKALYALYQMPISQVQNNMQSHGTETAIGVSSPNSLQYGLNQNMSSSDMSDRGRKKLVIKEKTMSGINNDMHRFSNLVKANVQVSGKNRSLNGLNQHPADLNPVKKMTNSSKHLSRPDNMIEEKHVPKENEKQVNGGDRKHVKLKRKVDADQYKSGTQKKLKTENVFSANIQSNSDMNLEKVSLYSRNGLPTKASGKDMRKYDEYCLSEHVSDRLPVTVKKEGDQAQVSSGLAKKRKLKDRLDDEKQYGEEGDATEFGKEKKYRILKSVTEGDNKLSKGGIREVCGAGNGDHMAVGTEVRLGDKRNQLRKHRKNVASLHASDGIDQVRKDLDPRPHSLAATSSSSKVSGSHKAKTKLEDVRSSPVESVTSSPLRAFNLDKNNFAVGDTSVKDNVTKGGQSVVGSKRNVDNRNRKLSVKLKEGRIPHDLHPTSHKLSSTENQVEDAKDISRLQAKKPSELKNNHLLEGGVHVEQSGYCANGVHKEEKVKKENQESELSWQKSGKVTSLNSKEKGKKISSHVCTDNIKTSVSDTVHSKKGGRYNSAADPSNHAPDAETKNVVKYTLPKSKSEIEIISQKSALIQGPNETGKQTEIKPRDFEKSAPEIDVQRSNERKAISWQNSTHDFEEENKANHVSTESRVGKSKVLSSAAGELKREALNMGSRTVPQYQKGGMANEHLVNVSDNGDLVKSMRSFADISNNAGVNCSSGNFLPDQQPTVSSPLRTNFNQTTVDTLEEAATLKDRADSYKNSGFDFESNETYFQAGLKFLHGASILENSHNDSNKLGETSQMQIYGTAAKLFKCCAHEYEARQEMAAAALAYKCMEVAYMRVVYCKNSSTNRDRHELQSTLHLASQD, from the exons ATGAAGGAGGATACTGAACTTGAGGAAGGAGAGGCTTTCTATTACAAGGACGATGATGAAGACAACATTGACCCTGATTCTTTCTCATACATT GATGAGAAGATTCAGCATGTTCTTGGCCATTTTCAAAAGGAGTTTGAAGGTGGTGTATCTGCTGAGAATTTGG GTGCAAAATTTGGTGGTTATGGTTCCTTTTTACCTACCCAAGAGCGCTCCCCTCGTCTATTGTCTCATCCAAGAACTCCACAAAGAAACCACAGCTCACCAAAGTTTAATAACAATCCTCACATGGAG GCTGTGTCTCATAACAAAAAAGCACCTACAAATGTGCCTCATCCTTCAAGGATTGAAAATGCTTCTCATAGTTCACATTTATTTCGTGATTTAAGAGAAGCTTCAGCAAATGATTCAGTGAAGAAAGAGCAAGGAATTTCTTCCTGTGATCAGGCTGAGAGGTGCACTTTGAAGGATGATACTACAAAAAATACAGAGAATTCAACTGATCAAAGGACACTGAAGTTGCgaataaaaatgaaatctaATATCTTAGCACAAAAGAATGCAGAAATTTATAGTGGCCTTGGACTTGATGACTCTCCCTCATCTTCAATGGATAACAGCCCTGTGGAAAGTGAAGGCATGCCACCTGTATCTCAAGAGAGTGATGAAGATTCTCCAACTGGCATGATTCAG GTTATGAGTTATTTTCCTATCCCTGGCGGTGTTCTGATATCTCCTCTACACGAAAGTGTGCTCAACCtgataaaaaatgataataaagcTATTGGGGACAGCAGGTTTTCATACCCTCTTAATGGTCATCGAGATCCTTGTTCCATGTCTATTGATGAACCAGATTCTTTTGTGCGGGCTGGACATTTGAAGAAGAACGCAGTGAGAATGGTGAGACAAAGTGAAAAGCAGTTGGAATTGAAGCATCCAAATGGCACCCTTTCTGAGAAGGAAACTACAttgcataaaaagaaaaaaataggaaaTAGAACACCGGATTGTAAAGATTTCCTGCCTAATGAATTGAAATGGACACCTCTGTCAAGCTCAATTTGTGATGCTGGTGAATTTGCTGAAGTCACTGCTAAAGCTTCTGAAGCCTCCAAGGAGGTTAATGAGAATGGGGTGCTGGGCAGAATGGTTTCTGAAGAAGAATTGAAGGAAGAGTCATTAGAATCGATATCTGGTCAAGATTTTGGGAAGACTGTGAAACAAACCGTAGGAAATGGTTTTCTGAAAAAGGCTCCAGAACATAAGCTGGAAAGTTCCCACAAGGATAATTCTACAGACCCTATGAATAATAACTCGAGTAATACTTCCATTATTTCCAATAAGGTTGAACGTGAGGCATTAAAATGTAAGGCAGATTATAAGTCTGAGACCCGTCAGAAAATAAAGGCTGTGTCTGAGCGGAAGAATAAGTCGAAAGGTGATCAGAGTCCTGGAAAAGCTAAGGCAGTTGCAAGAAAAAAAAGCTTTGGTGGTACTAATAATGCAATGGGTTTTGAGAAAGGGAGTACTGGCTTTGACAgtacttgtataaataaaatgaagtcAAGGTCTCTGATGGACAAAAATTTCAGTGATAGTAACAGGGattcaatgaaagaaaaaagatcaGAATGGAAAGTTGACAGTCTTGCTGGTAATGgtgaaataaaaaatgcaaaaaatagTAATGGAAAACAGAGTGCATTTGGGATTAAAGCAAAGGAGAGAATGAGTGGCCATAAAGTGGTCAAGCAGGTGCTAGCTGGGCCATGCATTAATGATACTTCGGCTTCATGTCCTATAGCTGAAAACAACATTGCACCTGAGATGATTTCATCAGCAGTAGCTGTACCTCAACTTATTGAAGAAGATTGGGTATGTTGTGACAGTTGCCAGAAATGGCGGCTCCTACCTACTGGTATGAAGCCTGAGCACCTTCCAGAGAAATGGCTGTGTAGCATGCTAAATTGGCT GCCTGGGATGAATTCTTGTGAGTTCAGTGAGGATGAGACAACAAAAGCACTTTATGCCTTATATCAAATGCCAATTTCCCAGGTTCAAAATAACATGCAAAGCCATGGCACTGAAACTGCGATTGGAGTTAGTTCTCCAAATTCTTTACAATATGGCCTAAATCAAAATATGTCCAGTTCTGATATGTCTGACCGAGGAAGGAAGAAACTTGTTATTAAGGAGAAGACAATGTCTGGAATTAATAATGACATGCATCGGTTCTCAAATTTGGTGAAGGCCAATGTTCAAGTATCTGGAAAAAATAGAAGCTTGAACGGCTTGAATCAGCATCCTGCTGACTTAAACCCAGTGAAGAAGATGACGAACTCTTCTAAGCATCTTAGTAGGCCTGACAACATGATAGAAGAGAAACATGTGCCTAAAGAGAATGAAAAGCAAGTGAATGGAG GTGATAGAAAGCATGTTAAGTTGAAACGGAAGGTGGATGCTGATCAATATAAATCGGGAACTcagaagaaattaaaaactgaaaatgtTTTCTCTGCTAATATTCAATCAAATTCTGACATGAACCTTGAGAAGGTGTCTCTATATTCAAGAAATGGTTTGCCAACGAAAGCTAGTGGGAAGGATATGAGAAAGTATGATGAATATTGTTTATCTGAGCATGTATCTGACAGATTACCAGTCACTGTAAAGAAAGAGGGAGATCAGGCTCAGGTCTCATCTGGTTTAGcaaagaaaaggaaattgaaGGACCGGCTTGATGATGAAAAGCAGTATGGTGAAGAGGGTGATGCAACCGAATTTGgcaaagaaaagaaatacaGAATTTTGAAGTCAGTAACTGAAGGCGACAATAAATTAAGTAAGGGTGGTATAAGGGAAGTTTGCGGGGCAGGCAATGGGGACCATATGGCTGTTGGCACAGAAGTCAGACTTGGTGACAAACGCAACCAACTAAGGAAGCATAGGAAAAATGTTGCATCTCTTCATGCTTCAGATGGTATTGATCAAGTGCGCAAGGATTTGGACCCTAGACCACATTCATTGGCAGCAACTTCAAGCTCTTCTAAAGTCTCAGGTTCTCATAAAGCTAAAACGAAGCTTGAAGATGTGAGAAGTTCACCTGTTGAATCTGTTACCTCGTCACCTTTGAGGGCCTTCAACTTGGATAAGAATAATTTTGCAGTAGGAGACACTTCAGTGAAAGACAATGTCACAAAAGGTGGACAGTCTGTGGTAGGTTCCAAGAGAAATGTGGATAACAGGAACAGAAAACTATCAGTAAAATTGAAGGAGGGTAGAATTCCGCATGACTTACATCCTACATCCCACAAATTATCTTCCACAGAGAACCAGGTTGAGGATGCTAAAGACATATCCAGGCTCCAAGCTAAAAAACCTTCTGAACTAAAGAATAATCATTTGCTTGAAGGTGGTGTTCATGTTGAACAATCTGGCTATTGTGCTAATGGTGTACATAAAGAGGAGAAAGTAAAGAAGGAAAACCAGGAAAGTGAACTTTCTTGGCAGAAATCTGGTAAGGTTACATCATTGAACAGCAAGGAGAAAGGcaaaaaaatttcttctcatGTTTGTACTGATAACATAAAGACATCAGTTTCAGATACTGTTCATTCAAAAAAAGGTGGGAGGTATAATTCAGCAGCTGATCCCAGTAACCATGCACCTGATGCTGAGacaaaaaatgttgttaaatatACTTTACCCAAGTCTAAGAGTGAAATTGAGATTATTAGTCAGAAAAGTGCTCTAATACAAGGGCCAAATGAAACTGGAAAGCAAACTGAGATAAAACCAAGAGACTTTGAGAAATCAGCTCCAGAGATTGATGTTCAACGTAGCAATGAGAGAAAGGCTATCTCCTGGCAAAACTCAACTCACGATTTTGAGGAAGAAAACAAAGCTAATCATGTAAGCACAGAATCAAGAGTTGGGAAATCGAAAGTTCTCTCATCTGCAGCAGGTGAACTCAAAAGGGAAGCATTGAATATGGGTTCTAGAACTGTACCTCAGTATCAAAAGGGAGGAATGGCTAATGAGCATCTTGTCAATGTTTCTGACAATGGTGATTTGGTCAAGTCAATGAGGAGTTTTGCTGATATTAGTAACAATGCTGGAGTTAATTGTAGCTCTGGAAATTTCCTGCCTGATCAGCAACCCACTGTTTCAAGTCCTCTGAGAACAAATTTTAACCAAACTACTGTTGACACCCTGGAAGAAGCCGCAACACTAAAAGATAGAGCAGATAGTTATAAg AACTCTGGGTTTGACTTTGAAAGCAATGAGACATACTTTCAAGCTGGGTTGAAGTTTTTGCATGGAGCATCTATTTTAGAAAATTCTCACAATGACAGTAACAAACTTGGGGAAACGAGTCAAATGCAAATTTATGGTACTGCAGCCAAACTTTTCAA ATGCTGTGCCCATGAATATGAAGCTCGTCAAGAAATGGCTGCTGCTGCTTTGGCATATAAATGCATGGAGGTGGCATACATGAGAGTGGTCTACTGTAAGAATTCCAGTACTAACAGAGATCGACATGAGTTACAATCAACTCTTCACTTGGCTTCTCAAG ACTAA
- the LOC108321127 gene encoding cysteine-tryptophan domain-containing zinc finger protein 5 isoform X2: MKEDTELEEGEAFYYKDDDEDNIDPDSFSYIDEKIQHVLGHFQKEFEGGVSAENLGAKFGGYGSFLPTQERSPRLLSHPRTPQRNHSSPKFNNNPHMEAVSHNKKAPTNVPHPSRIENASHSSHLFRDLREASANDSVKKEQGISSCDQAERCTLKDDTTKNTENSTDQRTLKLRIKMKSNILAQKNAEIYSGLGLDDSPSSSMDNSPVESEGMPPVSQESDEDSPTGMIQVMSYFPIPGGVLISPLHESVLNLIKNDNKAIGDSRFSYPLNGHRDPCSMSIDEPDSFVRAGHLKKNAVRMVRQSEKQLELKHPNGTLSEKETTLHKKKKIGNRTPDCKDFLPNELKWTPLSSSICDAGEFAEVTAKASEASKEVNENGVLGRMVSEEELKEESLESISGQDFGKTVKQTVGNGFLKKAPEHKLESSHKDNSTDPMNNNSSNTSIISNKVEREALKCKADYKSETRQKIKAVSERKNKSKGDQSPGKAKAVARKKSFGGTNNAMGFEKGSTGFDSTCINKMKSRSLMDKNFSDSNRDSMKEKRSEWKVDSLAGNGEIKNAKNSNGKQSAFGIKAKERMSGHKVVKQVLAGPCINDTSASCPIAENNIAPEMISSAVAVPQLIEEDWVCCDSCQKWRLLPTGMKPEHLPEKWLCSMLNWLPGMNSCEFSEDETTKALYALYQMPISQVQNNMQSHGTETAIGVSSPNSLQYGLNQNMSSSDMSDRGRKKLVIKEKTMSGINNDMHRFSNLVKANVQVSGKNRSLNGLNQHPADLNPVKKMTNSSKHLSRPDNMIEEKHVPKENEKQVNGGDRKHVKLKRKVDADQYKSGTQKKLKTENVFSANIQSNSDMNLEKVSLYSRNGLPTKASGKDMRKYDEYCLSEHVSDRLPVTVKKEGDQAQVSSGLAKKRKLKDRLDDEKQYGEEGDATEFGKEKKYRILKSVTEGDNKLSKGGIREVCGAGNGDHMAVGTEVRLGDKRNQLRKHRKNVASLHASDGIDQVRKDLDPRPHSLAATSSSSKVSGSHKAKTKLEDVRSSPVESVTSSPLRAFNLDKNNFAVGDTSVKDNVTKGGQSVVGSKRNVDNRNRKLSVKLKEGRIPHDLHPTSHKLSSTENQVEDAKDISRLQAKKPSELKNNHLLEGGVHVEQSGYCANGVHKEEKVKKENQESELSWQKSGKVTSLNSKEKGKKISSHVCTDNIKTSVSDTVHSKKGGRYNSAADPSNHAPDAETKNVVKYTLPKSKSEIEIISQKSALIQGPNETGKQTEIKPRDFEKSAPEIDVQRSNERKAISWQNSTHDFEEENKANHVSTESRVGKSKVLSSAAGELKREALNMGSRTVPQYQKGGMANEHLVNVSDNGDLVKSMRSFADISNNAGVNCSSGNFLPDQQPTVSSPLRTNFNQTTVDTLEEAATLKDRADSYKNSGFDFESNETYFQAGLKFLHGASILENSHNDSNKLGETSQMQIYGTAAKLFKCCAHEYEARQEMAAAALAYKCMEVAYMRVVYCKNSSTNRDRHELQSTLHLASQGIGT; encoded by the exons ATGAAGGAGGATACTGAACTTGAGGAAGGAGAGGCTTTCTATTACAAGGACGATGATGAAGACAACATTGACCCTGATTCTTTCTCATACATT GATGAGAAGATTCAGCATGTTCTTGGCCATTTTCAAAAGGAGTTTGAAGGTGGTGTATCTGCTGAGAATTTGG GTGCAAAATTTGGTGGTTATGGTTCCTTTTTACCTACCCAAGAGCGCTCCCCTCGTCTATTGTCTCATCCAAGAACTCCACAAAGAAACCACAGCTCACCAAAGTTTAATAACAATCCTCACATGGAG GCTGTGTCTCATAACAAAAAAGCACCTACAAATGTGCCTCATCCTTCAAGGATTGAAAATGCTTCTCATAGTTCACATTTATTTCGTGATTTAAGAGAAGCTTCAGCAAATGATTCAGTGAAGAAAGAGCAAGGAATTTCTTCCTGTGATCAGGCTGAGAGGTGCACTTTGAAGGATGATACTACAAAAAATACAGAGAATTCAACTGATCAAAGGACACTGAAGTTGCgaataaaaatgaaatctaATATCTTAGCACAAAAGAATGCAGAAATTTATAGTGGCCTTGGACTTGATGACTCTCCCTCATCTTCAATGGATAACAGCCCTGTGGAAAGTGAAGGCATGCCACCTGTATCTCAAGAGAGTGATGAAGATTCTCCAACTGGCATGATTCAG GTTATGAGTTATTTTCCTATCCCTGGCGGTGTTCTGATATCTCCTCTACACGAAAGTGTGCTCAACCtgataaaaaatgataataaagcTATTGGGGACAGCAGGTTTTCATACCCTCTTAATGGTCATCGAGATCCTTGTTCCATGTCTATTGATGAACCAGATTCTTTTGTGCGGGCTGGACATTTGAAGAAGAACGCAGTGAGAATGGTGAGACAAAGTGAAAAGCAGTTGGAATTGAAGCATCCAAATGGCACCCTTTCTGAGAAGGAAACTACAttgcataaaaagaaaaaaataggaaaTAGAACACCGGATTGTAAAGATTTCCTGCCTAATGAATTGAAATGGACACCTCTGTCAAGCTCAATTTGTGATGCTGGTGAATTTGCTGAAGTCACTGCTAAAGCTTCTGAAGCCTCCAAGGAGGTTAATGAGAATGGGGTGCTGGGCAGAATGGTTTCTGAAGAAGAATTGAAGGAAGAGTCATTAGAATCGATATCTGGTCAAGATTTTGGGAAGACTGTGAAACAAACCGTAGGAAATGGTTTTCTGAAAAAGGCTCCAGAACATAAGCTGGAAAGTTCCCACAAGGATAATTCTACAGACCCTATGAATAATAACTCGAGTAATACTTCCATTATTTCCAATAAGGTTGAACGTGAGGCATTAAAATGTAAGGCAGATTATAAGTCTGAGACCCGTCAGAAAATAAAGGCTGTGTCTGAGCGGAAGAATAAGTCGAAAGGTGATCAGAGTCCTGGAAAAGCTAAGGCAGTTGCAAGAAAAAAAAGCTTTGGTGGTACTAATAATGCAATGGGTTTTGAGAAAGGGAGTACTGGCTTTGACAgtacttgtataaataaaatgaagtcAAGGTCTCTGATGGACAAAAATTTCAGTGATAGTAACAGGGattcaatgaaagaaaaaagatcaGAATGGAAAGTTGACAGTCTTGCTGGTAATGgtgaaataaaaaatgcaaaaaatagTAATGGAAAACAGAGTGCATTTGGGATTAAAGCAAAGGAGAGAATGAGTGGCCATAAAGTGGTCAAGCAGGTGCTAGCTGGGCCATGCATTAATGATACTTCGGCTTCATGTCCTATAGCTGAAAACAACATTGCACCTGAGATGATTTCATCAGCAGTAGCTGTACCTCAACTTATTGAAGAAGATTGGGTATGTTGTGACAGTTGCCAGAAATGGCGGCTCCTACCTACTGGTATGAAGCCTGAGCACCTTCCAGAGAAATGGCTGTGTAGCATGCTAAATTGGCT GCCTGGGATGAATTCTTGTGAGTTCAGTGAGGATGAGACAACAAAAGCACTTTATGCCTTATATCAAATGCCAATTTCCCAGGTTCAAAATAACATGCAAAGCCATGGCACTGAAACTGCGATTGGAGTTAGTTCTCCAAATTCTTTACAATATGGCCTAAATCAAAATATGTCCAGTTCTGATATGTCTGACCGAGGAAGGAAGAAACTTGTTATTAAGGAGAAGACAATGTCTGGAATTAATAATGACATGCATCGGTTCTCAAATTTGGTGAAGGCCAATGTTCAAGTATCTGGAAAAAATAGAAGCTTGAACGGCTTGAATCAGCATCCTGCTGACTTAAACCCAGTGAAGAAGATGACGAACTCTTCTAAGCATCTTAGTAGGCCTGACAACATGATAGAAGAGAAACATGTGCCTAAAGAGAATGAAAAGCAAGTGAATGGAG GTGATAGAAAGCATGTTAAGTTGAAACGGAAGGTGGATGCTGATCAATATAAATCGGGAACTcagaagaaattaaaaactgaaaatgtTTTCTCTGCTAATATTCAATCAAATTCTGACATGAACCTTGAGAAGGTGTCTCTATATTCAAGAAATGGTTTGCCAACGAAAGCTAGTGGGAAGGATATGAGAAAGTATGATGAATATTGTTTATCTGAGCATGTATCTGACAGATTACCAGTCACTGTAAAGAAAGAGGGAGATCAGGCTCAGGTCTCATCTGGTTTAGcaaagaaaaggaaattgaaGGACCGGCTTGATGATGAAAAGCAGTATGGTGAAGAGGGTGATGCAACCGAATTTGgcaaagaaaagaaatacaGAATTTTGAAGTCAGTAACTGAAGGCGACAATAAATTAAGTAAGGGTGGTATAAGGGAAGTTTGCGGGGCAGGCAATGGGGACCATATGGCTGTTGGCACAGAAGTCAGACTTGGTGACAAACGCAACCAACTAAGGAAGCATAGGAAAAATGTTGCATCTCTTCATGCTTCAGATGGTATTGATCAAGTGCGCAAGGATTTGGACCCTAGACCACATTCATTGGCAGCAACTTCAAGCTCTTCTAAAGTCTCAGGTTCTCATAAAGCTAAAACGAAGCTTGAAGATGTGAGAAGTTCACCTGTTGAATCTGTTACCTCGTCACCTTTGAGGGCCTTCAACTTGGATAAGAATAATTTTGCAGTAGGAGACACTTCAGTGAAAGACAATGTCACAAAAGGTGGACAGTCTGTGGTAGGTTCCAAGAGAAATGTGGATAACAGGAACAGAAAACTATCAGTAAAATTGAAGGAGGGTAGAATTCCGCATGACTTACATCCTACATCCCACAAATTATCTTCCACAGAGAACCAGGTTGAGGATGCTAAAGACATATCCAGGCTCCAAGCTAAAAAACCTTCTGAACTAAAGAATAATCATTTGCTTGAAGGTGGTGTTCATGTTGAACAATCTGGCTATTGTGCTAATGGTGTACATAAAGAGGAGAAAGTAAAGAAGGAAAACCAGGAAAGTGAACTTTCTTGGCAGAAATCTGGTAAGGTTACATCATTGAACAGCAAGGAGAAAGGcaaaaaaatttcttctcatGTTTGTACTGATAACATAAAGACATCAGTTTCAGATACTGTTCATTCAAAAAAAGGTGGGAGGTATAATTCAGCAGCTGATCCCAGTAACCATGCACCTGATGCTGAGacaaaaaatgttgttaaatatACTTTACCCAAGTCTAAGAGTGAAATTGAGATTATTAGTCAGAAAAGTGCTCTAATACAAGGGCCAAATGAAACTGGAAAGCAAACTGAGATAAAACCAAGAGACTTTGAGAAATCAGCTCCAGAGATTGATGTTCAACGTAGCAATGAGAGAAAGGCTATCTCCTGGCAAAACTCAACTCACGATTTTGAGGAAGAAAACAAAGCTAATCATGTAAGCACAGAATCAAGAGTTGGGAAATCGAAAGTTCTCTCATCTGCAGCAGGTGAACTCAAAAGGGAAGCATTGAATATGGGTTCTAGAACTGTACCTCAGTATCAAAAGGGAGGAATGGCTAATGAGCATCTTGTCAATGTTTCTGACAATGGTGATTTGGTCAAGTCAATGAGGAGTTTTGCTGATATTAGTAACAATGCTGGAGTTAATTGTAGCTCTGGAAATTTCCTGCCTGATCAGCAACCCACTGTTTCAAGTCCTCTGAGAACAAATTTTAACCAAACTACTGTTGACACCCTGGAAGAAGCCGCAACACTAAAAGATAGAGCAGATAGTTATAAg AACTCTGGGTTTGACTTTGAAAGCAATGAGACATACTTTCAAGCTGGGTTGAAGTTTTTGCATGGAGCATCTATTTTAGAAAATTCTCACAATGACAGTAACAAACTTGGGGAAACGAGTCAAATGCAAATTTATGGTACTGCAGCCAAACTTTTCAA ATGCTGTGCCCATGAATATGAAGCTCGTCAAGAAATGGCTGCTGCTGCTTTGGCATATAAATGCATGGAGGTGGCATACATGAGAGTGGTCTACTGTAAGAATTCCAGTACTAACAGAGATCGACATGAGTTACAATCAACTCTTCACTTGGCTTCTCAAGGTATTGGAACATAG